One Tachysurus fulvidraco isolate hzauxx_2018 chromosome 2, HZAU_PFXX_2.0, whole genome shotgun sequence DNA segment encodes these proteins:
- the srsf3b gene encoding serine/arginine-rich splicing factor 3b isoform X2, with the protein MHRDCPLDCKVYVGNLGNNGNKSELERAFGYYGPLRSVWVARNPPGFAFVEFEDPRDATDAVRELDGRTLCGCRVRVELSNGEKRSRNRGPPPSWSRRPRDDYRRRSPPPRRRSPRRRSFSRSRSRSLSRDRRRERSLSRDRNHKPSRSFSRSRSRSRSNDRK; encoded by the exons ATGCATCGCGACTGCCCACTGGACTGTAAGGTGTATGTAGGGAATCTCGGGAATAATGGGAATAAATCTGAGCTGGAAAGAGCCTTTGGTTATTATGGGCCTCTGCGGAGCGTCTGGGTGGCCAGGAATCCTCCTGGCTTTGCCTTTGTGGAGTTTGAGGACCCGAGAGATGCCACGGACGCTGTGAGAGAGCTGGATGGCAG GACACTCTGTGGTTGCCGTGTCAGAGTTGAGCTGTCCAATGGAGAGAAGAGATCCCGTAACAGAGGGCCCCCACCTTCTTGGAGCCGACGCCCACGTGACGATTACCGCCGCCGAAGCCCGCCGCCCAGGCGCAG ATCCCCCCGCAGGAGGAGCTTCAGCCGTAGCCGCAGCAG atCTCTTTCTCGTGATCGCAGAAGGGAGAGATCTCTGTCTCGTGACAGGAACCATAAGCCATCTCgctccttctccagatccagAAG CCGCTCTCGGTCGAATGACAGGAAGTGA
- the srsf3b gene encoding serine/arginine-rich splicing factor 3b isoform X1: protein MTEVIMASSDPIMHRDCPLDCKVYVGNLGNNGNKSELERAFGYYGPLRSVWVARNPPGFAFVEFEDPRDATDAVRELDGRTLCGCRVRVELSNGEKRSRNRGPPPSWSRRPRDDYRRRSPPPRRRSPRRRSFSRSRSRSLSRDRRRERSLSRDRNHKPSRSFSRSRSRSRSNDRK from the exons ATGACTGAAGTAATAATGGCGTCAAGTg atccCATCATGCATCGCGACTGCCCACTGGACTGTAAGGTGTATGTAGGGAATCTCGGGAATAATGGGAATAAATCTGAGCTGGAAAGAGCCTTTGGTTATTATGGGCCTCTGCGGAGCGTCTGGGTGGCCAGGAATCCTCCTGGCTTTGCCTTTGTGGAGTTTGAGGACCCGAGAGATGCCACGGACGCTGTGAGAGAGCTGGATGGCAG GACACTCTGTGGTTGCCGTGTCAGAGTTGAGCTGTCCAATGGAGAGAAGAGATCCCGTAACAGAGGGCCCCCACCTTCTTGGAGCCGACGCCCACGTGACGATTACCGCCGCCGAAGCCCGCCGCCCAGGCGCAG ATCCCCCCGCAGGAGGAGCTTCAGCCGTAGCCGCAGCAG atCTCTTTCTCGTGATCGCAGAAGGGAGAGATCTCTGTCTCGTGACAGGAACCATAAGCCATCTCgctccttctccagatccagAAG CCGCTCTCGGTCGAATGACAGGAAGTGA